One window from the genome of Prinia subflava isolate CZ2003 ecotype Zambia chromosome 2, Cam_Psub_1.2, whole genome shotgun sequence encodes:
- the RHOU gene encoding rho-related GTP-binding protein RhoU, producing the protein MPPQQEGEAGYISKPVPPGGCEVPPVPPRRVRSGRAAAALGAALGGRCRAAGSGAVAGAVAGAGSEPRRSIKCVLVGDGAVGKTSLVVSYTTNGYPTEYIPTAFDNFSAVVSVDGKPVRLQLCDTAGQDEFDKLRPLCYTNTDIFLLCFSVVSPSSFQNVSEKWVPEIRCHCPKAPIILVGTQSDLREDVKVLIELDKCKEKPVSEEAAKLCAEEIKAASYIECSALTQKNLKEVFDAAIVAGIQYSDTQQQPKKSKCRTPDKMKNLSKSWWKKYCCFV; encoded by the exons ATGCCGCCGCAGCAGGAGGGCGAGGCGGGATACATCAGCAAGCCGGTGCCGCCGGGCGGCTGCGAAGTGCCGCCGGTGCCCCCGCGCAGGGTGCGcagcgggcgggcggcggcggcgctgggaGCGGCGCTGGGCGGCCGCTGCCGGGCGGCGGGGTCCGGGGCCGTGGCCGGAGCCGTGGCCGGAGCGGGGTCCGAGCCGCGGCGCAGCATCAAGTGCGTTCTGGTGGGGGACGGCGCGGTGGGGAAGACCAGCCTGGTGGTGAGCTACACCACGAACGGGTACCCCACCGAGTACATCCCCACCGCCTTCGACAACTTCTCCG CTGTTGTGTCTGTCGATGGCAAGCCGGTGAGACTTCAGCTCTGTGACACAGCTGGTCAG GATGAATTTGACAAGCTCAGGCCTCTGTGCTACACCAACACGGACATCTTCTTGCTGTGCTTCAGCGTGGTGAGCCCTTCGTCCTTCCAGAACGTCAGTGAGAAGTGGGTTCCCGAAATTCGCTGCCACTGCCCCAAGGCACCCATTATCCTGGTGGGGACACAGTCAGACCTCCGGGAGGATGTCAAAGTCCTCATCGAGCTGGACAAGTGCAAAGAAAAGCCAGTCTCCGAGGAGGCTGCaaagctctgtgctgaggaaatAAAAGCCGCGTCCTACATCGAGTGCTCTGCTTTGACTCAGAAAAACCTCAAGGAGGTCTTTGATGCAGCCATCGTGGCTGGTATTCAGTACTCGGATACCCAGCAACAACCAAAGAAATCCAAATGTAGGACTCCAGACAAGATGAAAAACCTCTCCAAATCCTGGTGGAAAAAATACTGCTGTTTTGTATAG
- the EXOC8 gene encoding exocyst complex component 8, with protein MALSLGEGGGGSRLRRQLESGGFAAGEYVKQLSQQSDGDRDLQEHRQRIQALSEETAQSLKRNVYQNYRQFIETAREISYLESEMYQLSHILTEQKGIMEAVTQALLLQADRDDPALGARRAAAADPFLPLSAKDAAANEEGRQRTLTTLLEKVEGCRDLLPESPGKYLVYNGDLVEYDADHMAQIQRVHAFLMNDCLLVATALPNRRGAYRYDALYPLDGLAVVNVKDNPPMKDMFKLLMFPESRIFQAENAKIKKEWLEVLEETKRNRALSEKRRLEQEALPRPAPAPPESTNPFDEDEDEQEEEEPSAEEEVVDLSLEWIQELPEDLDVCIAQRDFEGAVDLLDKLNEYLADKPVSQPVKELRAKVDERVRQLTDVLVFELSPDRSLRGGPRATRRAVSQLIRLGQSTKACELFLKNRAAAVQTAIRQLRIEGATLLYIHKLCHVFFTSLLETAREFETDFAGNNGCYSAFVVWARSSMRMFVDAFSKQVFDSKESLSTAAECVKVAKEHCKQLSEIGLDLTFIIHALLVKDIKGALQSYKDIIIEATKHRNSEEMWRKMNLMTPEALGKLREEMRSCGVGNFDQYTGDDCWVNLSYTVVAFTKQTMAFLEEALKLYFPELHMVLLESLVEIILVAVQHVDYSLRCEQDPEKKAFIRQNASFLYETVLPVVEKRFEEGVGKPAKQLQDLRNASRLMRVNPESTTSVV; from the exons ATGGCGCTGTCACTGGGcgagggcggcggcgggagccggCTGCGGCGGCAGCTGGAGTCGGGCGGCTTCGCGGCGGGGGAGTACGTGAAGCAGCTGTCGCAGCAGTCGGACGGGGACCGGGATCTGCAGGAGCACCGGCAGCGCATCCAGGCGCTGAGCGAGGAGACGGCGCAGAGCCTGAAGCGCAACGTCTACCAGAACTACCGGCAATTCATCGAGACGGCGCGGGAGATCAGCTACCTGGAGAGCGAGATGTACCAGCTCAGCCACATCCTCACCGAGCAGAAGGGCATCATGGAGGCCGTCACCCaggccctgctcctccaggccgACCGCGACGACCCCGCGCTgggcgcccgccgcgccgccgccgccgacCCCTTCCTGCCGCTGTCGGCCAAGGACGCGGCGGCCAACGAGGAGGGGCGGCAGCGCACTCTCACCACCCTCCTGGAGAAGGTGGAGGGCTGCCGCGACCTCCTGCCCGAGAGCCCTGGCAAGTACCTGGTCTACAACGGCGACCTGGTGGAGTACGACGCCGACCACATGGCGCAGATCCAGCGGGTGCACGCCTTCCTCATGAACGACTGCCTGCTCGTGGCCACCGCCCTGCCCAACCGCCGCGGCGCCTACCGCTACGATGCGCTGTACCCCCTCGACGGGCTGGCCGTGGTCAACGTCAAGGACAACCCGCCTATGAAGGACATGTTCAAGCTGCTCATGTTCCCCGAGAGCCGCATCTTCCAGGCCGAGAACGCCAAGATCAAGAAGGAgtggctggaggtgctggaggagaCCAAGCGCAACCGCGCCCTCAGCGAGAAGCGGCGCCTGGAGCAGGAGGCCCTGCCGCGGCCCGCCCCGGCACCCCCCGAATCCACCAACCCCTTCGACGAGGATGAGGacgagcaggaggaggaagagcccTCCGCTGAGGAGGAGGTCGTTGACCTCTCGCTAGAGTGGATCCAGGAGCTGCCCGAGGACCTGGACGTCTGCATTGCTCAGCGGGACTTCGAGGGGGCGGTGGACCTCTTGGATAAACTGAACGAGTACCTGGCGGACAAGCCCGTGAGCCAGCCCGTAAAGGAGCTGCGGGCCAAGGTGGATGAGCGCGTCCGGCAGCTCACAGATGTCCTGGTGTTCGAGCTGTCCCCGGACCGCTCGCTGCGGGGAGGGCCGCGGGCCACCCGCCGAGCCGTGTCCCAGCTCATTCGCCTGGGCCAGTCCACCAAGGCGTGCGAGCTGTTCCTGAAGAACCGCGCGGCCGCGGTGCAGACGGCCATCCGCCAGCTGCGCATCGAGGGCGCCACGCTGCTCTACATCCACAAGCTGTGCCACGTCTTCTTCACCAGCCTCCTGGAGACGGCCAGGGAGTTTGAGACGGACTTCGCCGGCAACAACGGCTGCTACTCGGCCTTTGTTGTGTGGGCCCGCTCGTCCATGAGGATGTTCGTAGATGCCTTCAGTAAGCAAGTGTTTGATAGCAAAGAGAGTTTGTCAACTGCGGCAGAGTGTGTCAAG GTAGCGAAAGAACACTGCAAGCAGCTGAGCGAGATTGGACTGGATCTCACCTTCATCATTCACGCCCTCCTGGTGAAGGATATCAAAGGTGCTTTACAGAGCTACAAGGATATCATCATCGAGGCCACCAAGCACCGCAACTCCGAGGAGATGTGGAGGAAGATGAACCTGATGACTCCAGAGGCACTGGGCAAGCtcagggaggagatgaggagctgtggggtgggcAATTTTGACCAATACACGGGTGATGACTGCTGGGTCAACCTCAGTTACACTGTGGTAGCTTTCACTAAGCAGACTATGGCCTTCTTGGAGGAGGCGTTAAAGCTTTACTTTCCAGAGCTGCATATGGTTCTTTTGGAGAGTCTGGTGGAAATCATCCTGGTGGCTGTCCAGCATGTCGATTACAGTTTACGGTGTGAACAGGACCCAGAGAAAAAAGCATTCATTAGGCAGAACGCCTCTTTCCTGTATGAAACCGTCCTTCCTGTTGTGGAAAAAAGGTTTGAGGAAGGAGTTGGAAAGCCAGCCAAGCAGCTACAGGATCTGAGAAATGCCTCAAGGTTGATGCGTGTAAATCCGGAAAgtaccacctctgtggtgtga